The window ATTGACGAATCATCGACTTCACTATCTAAAGATGCCCAAACACACTCTGAGAATTCAGGTTTGGCTGTCTCCGGAAAAATTTCCTCAACAACATAGTTGTTAGGAGGGCTATGGTTCGAATTTTGAACAACTGAAATTGGGTTACTAGAGTGAGGTTCTGAGGTCCAATTCAGGTCCAAGTTTATCAGAGGCGTAAGAGGCGTGGACTCGGTACACTTGACAATTATGGGCTTAAACTCAGGAATTAGAGATGCAAATTGTGACAATGCCGAGATAGGGGTATCCAAATTTTTAATGTTCGGAACGTCTCCCATATAAATTAGATTCTGCAACTCCCTCAAGGGACTGACAATTGGTTTTGGAAACTTGCTTCCGAGACCAGAAGCTTTTGACCAAGGATGAAAAAAATTGTGAGTCATCCATTCATTTGCTTCAAGAATATCAATGGATTTGTGCAAAGCATCTATTTTAACATTAAGACGCTTGTTGTCAGAAATCAAAATATTTCTTTTAGAATAAGTTATCTCACAATTTTTTGtaagaatgatacattcatctagTGACATTACAAGCTCTCATTCTAAAGACTCTACTTTTATCTTCTTATCCTCAAAATATAATCTAAGACGACTTAATTCACTTTCCTTCTTCTCATTGGCTTCTAGGGTTGACTCATAGGCTTTGTAAATGATTTTCATATTTGATTGGATATGGGTTAGATATGGTTCACAAAGAGACaagtcaaaattattatcagtaatcATAGATTGTACCTATTAAACGATGATTCTGTCAGGTGGATCATTGgtagccatgtagcagtagtttggcTCAACATATTCATCATCTCTTTCCGACCCAGACAGCCAGTAGCCTTCATCACATTCTATTTCTTGTCGAGCCATAAGACACATGTTCCTGCCAGTGGTTATGTCATCATCATCTGCCAGTGGTAAGTAGAGTCCTTGATATTGGGTTTCTGTGGGATTTCGGATAAGCAATCTTTGGAAATGTGATTTTGCATGACCACATTTGTGACATACAATCTTGTGTTTTTCTGACTTCGAAATCTGTGATGATTCCGAGGTGTGATTTGGTGTAAGAAGGTTAGGTTTGTAGGATGATGGGTTTTTTGAAGGTTTGTTGAAAGATTGAGGATTGTTTTGGTGAGGTGACTGGAAACAGTTGTTTTGGTGAGAACCTTGGAAACGATTGTTATATGGCTTATTGAAAGGATGGTTGTATTTCAAGGAAAGTAAGGCAACTTCATGTTGGAAGCAGAGTTCGGAGTCCATTTCTTCAGAGTTAAGCTCACCCATTGGTTGATAGTTGTTAGAGGTGGGAGCAGGAATGGTTGGCGGTGAGGGTTGAACAGGAGGAATATGAGGAACAACAACAGAAAGAGGGGTCCGAAACAGCAAGGTTCAAATTTTGTGGGTCGTAGGAACTGACTACAACTAGAGAGCCTCCAGCGAGTTCTCTCAGGGTTTGTGCAACATTTTATTCATGACCTTGAAGCTCATCAAAAAGTTGGTAGAGCTTCAGCTTTTTCAGAGATCCATTACTCTGAAGACATGATTTCAGATTTCGCCACCCCTGTCCGAGGCTGTTGTTGAGCTTGAGATTGTACTCAAGTAGGGTTCAGACTATCCCATGAGCTGTCATGTTGTTGAAGATGATTCAGTATCCATTTAAAACTGAGGCAACAGATTCACCAGGTGTTGTGGTGAAAGTGTCAAACTCATTGACAAACTAGGTTAGACGCTTATCCTTCATGTTTTCTGACCCTTCGAAAAAATCTTGAAGTGTGTCCCAAATTTCTTTTGTGGACTTGCACAGTTTGATGTGCTCAACGAGAGAAggtggaacaccaaacaccatttctgaAAAGGCAACTTGATCGGCATGCATcttttcaagatcatcaacaGTGACAGGTGCTTGTCGTTGTTGATCATGTCCCAAGAGAATTACTGCAACACCACTAACAATGGTTCGAACTGGTAAGGATTCTCACAATCATCGTCTTCGATATGCCTACCTAGGTATACATGGAAGTCCTGTTTTATAACCCGAGTCTCCTTCCgaagagcatgatacttgtgtatagatctatatgggattgataACATGAGTACCTTCTTTAACGGATCTCCAGATAGATTCACCTTTTTCTTTTCcaagtaaaaatctttccattctaagtTTCCAatgatcatactcttcaacaactagAAGTGGGGCACGTGTAGGGCAACCCACACTATTTGCTATTTGCATTAAGTACATTTGTGGAGAattagaagcagccattgaagttaagatatcttgagcaaaagtggtatatagaagaacttttatcctgaacacaGAAGTGATCGAAATACCAAGGTAATATGGAATCAACTATAATCTGTTCTTATGGATTATAATGACAACCACTCAAGCGCATGATATCAATTTTGAAGACAATGGATCTGATtgtgcagggacaaggtttgaaaactcaaaccttgagttaacgCTTAAGATCAATATATGCTTCTGATTAATAGTTCTAGTCAAGTCTGGCAAGACCAGTCAAGGTTGAATATGAGAATCAACAAAGTACTTCAAGTATTAAATAGGAGACTATGAATATGATCAAAttaaagacaataaatgaacaCAAGGAGTGTTTGAAAGAATGATTTtggtggattagtgtctaagtccataactattttggtatgtacttgacccgatggcgtatggtccttttgggttgccttcaccaaagcaacttgataggatgaattatggagagagaggcttaattatgatttattaatatattatgagagtaatatattaaaggagaaatcatattgtttaattaatattagtcaagaattaataagaactaattttgtggctaaaagatattaattaaataaagcggactagaactgtcaattgtgtgatcgttgaatattgggctaatggactccataaaggatggagtggacgaattctatgggtaaacccattagaaatcgtccaaggcctctaaggagggagtccatgggttgcttagggcctaagcagtcaaattagggtttccttgttagataaccctaacagcctcactatttaaggatccctagggcaccaaaaacgtggccaactaattccttagggtttctacacgtttttgggtgcctcctctcttatcattcttcatcctcttggtcttggtgtttgtgagccattagaggagtgacacttgtgactctaagctttctaaagccattacaaaggaggatttgagattgttattgctacataacaataaaggtaagatctaaaccccaatcttatgttaatatgattaattgtatgctagatttagggtttattgctttggaTATTcagttgcatgttcattagacaaactggatccaaaagctattagggtttgcatgtacaccataggaatgatgttttgctcataacccatcagatTTGAGAGAAAAGTGCAAGTGAAGTAAATGTGAAAATATCTATCTTTGGAGTAAACTATCTGTCTCATGGTTTTGTCATTGAATGCTCCATAAATAGGAGAACAAGTTACATCGTACTTACCAAAAACATACATAGGATCGGATATTAGAGTTACTCCTGACACCCCGATTATCTAAGTTGACAAAAGAGATTAAGTCCTATGATACGTTGCGTCAAACTAAATGAAAAAAGTAACTAATACAAACGGATAAAATGATTCGGAAGCATACACCATCTTAGAACATCAACACTAAAACATTTTCTTTATTCCGGACATCAATTAGACTCCGGACCACAAGCTGACTCCGGAACATGAACTGACTTCGGAACATTCAAAAGATAGAGATTGCTAGAGGGTCATTTTCAAGTTCTAACAATAATATATTCATCTTCGGCAGTCAATAGTGAGATGCAggtatgtttctttgattgcaAATTGACGAGTTTTTCGTCTAGAAATTGATATCCTCTAGTTGTACTTTTGCGATGAAGACCACAACCTCCGAGATCAACATCATAGAATGCTTGCACAAAGAACCCCGAACTAGATAGGTACCAAATTCCAAGTGAGGATGTTCGTTTTAGATACCTAAGATGTTATTCACAACGGTCATGTGGGGTTCGTGAGGATatgcttgaaacctagcacaatagcaaaTAGAGAACATGATGTATGGTTGACTAGCAGTTAAATACATCATTGACCCTATCATTTGATGATAGAGTGTCATATCTGCAGCTGGTTTGTCCAAAGATGGTGTTAGCTCAGTTATGAATTCCATTGGAACCTTCACCTTCGAATCTCCCACCATTGTAAACTTCGCAAGTAAGGTATTTGTataagcttcctggttgataaatatTCCTTCCTGACTCTATCTTAtattcaaactaaggaaaaagctaatcggacccattgagctcatctcaaatttagtttccatcaactttcgaaACTCGGCAGTTAATCTAGGATTAGTAGATCTGAAAaagatgtcatcaacatagatttgGACAATCATCaaatggtcaccatctttctcgtgaaagaaggttgggtcgaccaagccttgtttaaatttagattgttttaaAAATCtagtaagagtttcataccaggctcatGGAGCTTGTTTCGGACCATAGACGTCTTTGTCAAGAATGTAACAGTGGTTcgaatattttttgtttatgaaTCCAGGTGGTTGTTCCACATACATTGTTTCTTCTAATTCCCCGTTTAGAAGGTCACCCTTAATtaccatttgatagacttcaaagttcttgtgtgctgcatatgcaagaaagatgcAAACTGACTCTAGTCTTGCTACTGGTGCGAAAGCTTCCTCTAGTCAATCCCTTTTTCTTGACGATACCCTTTTACAACTAACTGCGccttgtttcgaatcacatttcCCTATTTTTCGAGCTTATTTCAAAACACCCTTTTAAGACCAACAACGAAAGCATCCTTCAAAGTTGGAATTAACCTCCACACCTTGTtttgttcaaactcattgagcTCCTACTACATtgcttgcacccaatcagaatTTCAAGAGCAATCTTAACGTTTTTGGGCTGAATTTTAGAGATAAAtaaattgaacatgcaaaattccattttTAAGAATAATGCAGTCTGATTCGCCTTTTTTTGTGCTCTCATAAGAACTCCTGCAGAGGCTTCTCCATTTACTTGGGTTTTGGGATGATCCCTGGTCCATTTGGTTAGTGGAGGATATTCTGAATCATACGATGGATCCAGTTCAATATTTACTACTTCAAATTCAGATTGAGCATCGGAATCGTCATTcgtattttcattctccccctcgaatgatggatTTGGTTCTTTATTCGAAGTTGAATCCTCCCCTTGGAATGGTGGTTCTAAGATGATTTCAAGGGCTTCATTCTCCCCATGAACAGGTGTATGAGAGGAATAGGTTGAAGTGAAACCCTCCCCCTGCGGTGGAGCGTTTGCAGCTTGTGGTAGAGACGGAATTTCAGAGTCTTTCGGAGTGGGGGGCTCACGTTCACTATCTTTCGCAGCGTCATCAATAATCTTTTCcaattcatcctccttgttatATGTTTCTTTCGATTCTGAGGAGATCGCTTTTTTTTGTTCGCAAAGAGGTTCATGAATTCCTCAAAAAGGCTAGAGAGAGGAATTGTCATCGTATTTTTCATGGGAAATATTTCCTCTGATTGAGAGTCAATCTACTGATACTTCTTAAGATAAGTGTCATCAAAGGTGATATAGTAGGTCTCTTTGATTCTTCTTGATCTCTTGTTTAGCACCCAATATGCCTTCGATGTTAAAGAATACCCCAAGAAAATTCATTCATTAGCTttctcatcaaatttgttcctttgttctttagaattaaagttgaagcacctggaaccaaaGACATGGAAAAACTTAACATTAGGTTTTCTTTTATTAAGAATTTCATAAGGGGTAATGGAAAATCTTTTTTTCAGGGAAGATCGGTTTTGTGTCAAACAGGCTGTGCCGATAGCTTCTGCCCAAAAATAGAGTAGTTGGTTCGCAAATGATACCATGGTTCTCGCAACTTCGCACAAGGAttggtttcgcctttcaacgacCCCGATCTGTTAGGGAGTGTAAGGAGCTGAAAAATTGTAAGCTACTCCTTTTTCAGTCatgaattcttcaaattcttggTTTTTTAACTCCGAACCATTGTCATTGTGAAtgttaagaaccatatttcataGTTGAAGCATGATTTGTTTTATAAAGTCCTTGAGCTTAGGTGTGGCTTGTGATTTATGCTTAAGAAAATACACCCACATAAATCTGGAAAAATCGTCAACAATAAATAAGATGTACTTGTTACCACCAATGCTCTCGATGGAAGATGTGCCACAGAGGTCAATATGTATCAACTCAAGTAGCTCGATcactttggtgtttatgattgTTGGGTGGCTCTTCCTACTTTGCTTCCCTAGTTTAGAGGCCGCATAGAGATGATCCTTCTCAAACTTCAATAATGGTAGCCCTAGCACATGATTACCGAGTACAATTTTATTGAAATCTTTGAAGTTAAGATGTAAGAGCCTTTGGTGCCAAAGCCAACTATCATCCAAAGGTGCTTTCGTAAGAGGGCATATGGCTAGCTTTCCGTTGATTGGATTCAGATTAAGTGGATACATCTCACTTTTTCGCTTGAACTTCAAAAACATTATTTTAGATTTCTTCTCGATTATCTCAtatccctcatcatcgaatgacacTTTCAAACCTACACCTACAACCAATTGTGATACGCTGATTAGGTTGTGTTATAGGCCTTTCACACCTGAGAGAGTTATTTTCATTTTTGAGTCCCCTCCATCCTTTAGTGATATGAACTCTCTCAAGtattccttccttcctgtcatgtgacgcgatcAGCCACTATCAATTTACCATTTggagtcaaactgctcgtcacacatcacctaaAAAATCAAATAGATTTAGgaagacaaaactgcacaaaaggtccctgtggtttacacaaaattgccactttggtccaaaaaagttttggCTAGCACCACAAGTGcaaagttttcattttcttgCATATTTGGTCAAATGTGTTAACTTCCGTCTATTTCCCTCTGTTAAGTTATGTTTGACTAGTCAaatcaggggtattttggtcattcccTATTTACGCCccttattttatattaataaaggAGAGTCTATAAGAACGAATCCCAATCCTCTTTGTCATCGTTCTCATTTTGGTCTTCTTCAATTCTGCGATCGTCTTCGATTTCTTCAAGAAATCACAATAAAAAATGGTGCTTTGTTTTTGTGGTAAAATGGCCATAGTTCGCACAGCATGGACTGATAAAAATCCAGGTAGACGCTTCTGGGGATGCCCTACTTAGGTACgcaaatgttattttttttcgGATTTCAGCATAAATATCCCATTACATGTTACGATCTTGTTTTGTTTCTTAAATTTTGAAGGGATCCAAATGTCGATTTATTGGGTGGTTTGATGGTCCAAGTTGTGAACGTTCAAAAAACTATTATACCTGGGTTGCTGGGGTCAATCAACAAATTGAAGTCACAAAACACAAGACTCAAGTGTTACCTGTTATGCAGTTGGGTGTTGTTCGTGTTTGTTCTGGTTTATAAGAAGTAGATTGAAGTGTAATGGTTTGGGTTGTTTGTAAGTGTAATGATTTGGGTGGTTTCTAAGTAGTATATTGACTTGGTATGGTTTGGGTagtgttttaatgtttttggtagTATCTTGTTTAAGCAATGTAATCTTTTGGGCAATACTTTGTGGTAGTCTTTTGTGGTTAAAATGTAAGCAATGTAAGACATGTTTTGCAAGAATTTGTCAATGGTGATTACATTTGATATGTACATTTTGACAAATTTATTTTGTTTGTGGTTTTGTTTAAAAGGGCATATTGGTCAATTTATATTGGGCAATTTTGTGTAAACCACatgaccatttgtgcagttttgtcttgTAGTTTTGTTTAAAAGGGCATATTGGTCAATTTATATTGGGCAATTTTGTGTAAACCACAAGACCATTTCTGCAGTTTTGTCTTGTAGTTTTGTTTAAAAGGGCATATTGGTCAATTTATTTTGGGCAATTTTGTGTAAACCACAGGACCATTTCTGCAGTTTTGTCTTGTAGTTTTGTTTAAAAGGGCATATTGGTCAATTTATTTTGTATGtggtttacacattatcaatgacAAATGTATGTTTTGATTAAAAGGGCATATTGGTCAACTTCTACAACAAAAAATTATACATGACAATAACATCAAGACATTAAACATAACATAATCCATTACAGGAGGGTATCACAATTTCATCAAATCCAGTGTAAATTGTTCCCATACATCACAGGGGTACACTATCAAGTACCAAAAATAACATCCAAAATGGTTAAACCCCAAAACACAGAAAGTAGTAAACATACaatacacataaacataacattatCCCAAAAAGACACTTATACCCCTACAAACATCAAAATCCATTGAAATCCAATCACTTACCCCCTTGACCTTTGCAAGTTCTAGCATTGTGCCCTTTAATTTTACACTTGCTGCAAGTTACTTTGATAAACTTTCTTGTAAGCTTTCCACTCCCACTAGCAATATGGCTTTGACTCCCACTACCACTAGCAACATTGTCTCCCTTCTTCTAGCTTTTCTCTTCAGCAGATCGCCTCCTCTTTTTCTTGGGCCTTCCAGGCTGATTTTTGTGTAGAGGAGGGGTGATTTTAATTAGGAATTCACTTATAGGCCACATTGCTCGACCTTTAATAGGCTCTACCTTGTACACATAAGCTGCTTTCCATGTTTCTAGACAGTGCACCCTGTGGGCATAAGTGTGCAGTTCTCCAACTTCCTCACGATTATCTGCTTTGTCATTTAGGACTGCAATGACATGCTTACAAGGGAGTCCTGTTAATTCCCACTTCCTACAACTACATACTCTTTCAACCATGTCAACAACATGTTGATCCTGCCATGGCCCTTGCACTTGGTATTTATCTGACCCATTCCACCTAACTATGTACTGAGATGCCCAATTCACATTCTTCTCCATGATCTTTGTTGCAGATGGGGTTAGTGGACCAACACACTTCTTTTGCACCTTTATGACATTGCATATTCTTTTCATCATATACTCCCTAATGTACTCCAAGCAGGTTATCAGTGGCTTGTCCTTtccctcaatcaatttgctattAAAAACTTCACAAAGATTATTCAGAAGCATATCTGAAACTGCTCTGCCTAAAAACACCACAATATTGTCAAAATCAAACATATACTAATACAAAAGGATCAAACATATACCAACACAAAAGGGTAAATTTGGAAGATGAAGTATATACCTGTGAAGTGGCTTCTTGCCTAATGTTGTGGGGGAATCTGCCTCAACCAATTATAAGCTTCTACATCATATGAGCTGAATTGCTGCATCCTATGATTGAACTCTAGTACTGTTGTTGCTGTAGCACAATTCCACAAGTGTTCCTTGTACTCATTAGTTCTCCATGTTTTTCTCATATTGTCATGTATATGCCTGAGACAAAACCTGTGCTCAGCACATGGGAACAACTAAGAAATGGCAGTCTGCAATCCTTATAAAGGAATTAAAACATAGTTAATATAGTACATCCAAATATGTCAAATATAAACAACAAATTACAAACCTTTTGTCTGTCACTTATAAATGTGAAATTTGAGTTTGCATATAGGTCCAAATCACCTGCAATACACTCTAGAAATCACTTCCAACTGTCAGTGTTCTTAGTTTCAAAAATGGCATAAGCTAGGGGTATATTCCATTATTGGAGTCTACCCCAACTGCAGTTAAAATTTTTCCTGGGAAAGGTCCCTTCACAAATGCCCCatcaaaacctagaaaatccctcAGGCAAGCTCTAAATCCCTTCTTTATTCCACCCAAACACACGTACATCCTTTTAAACCTTCTTGAGGTAGCACTTAGGTTGGGTTCTGAATCAAACTCTAACTTCACAGTGGTTTCTGGATTAGTGGACTGCAACTCCAGGATGTAATCTCTAAGAACATCATATTGCTTTTTGTAATCACCCTGGACAAGTTTTTTTGCAGTAGATTTGGCCCTGAATACCTTGTGAATAGAGAATCCAACTTGATAATCCTTTTGAAGTTGTTCTTGAAGAGCTCCGACTGGGATTGTTAGGTTGGATTCAATCTGGTCCATTATCTGCTTAGAGATAAACTTTGCTGTTGCAGATCTAACTTTTCTTGTCTGGAGGCATTTATGTTCATGGTTGTAAGTTTTTATGAACCAATTACTATTTACATCTGACCTAGAACCTTGTATCACCCAAGGACAAGGGGTAGGTTCACCCACATGACCATCATTAAAGTCTACAGTTCCTTTACAGATTGCCCTTAACCTCATTTTGTCGTTTTTCACAATGAATATATTCCTTCTTGTTTCCAGTGCATGCAATTGTATCTTTTCCTTTAACTCCttcttatttttatatttttgtcctatcctaaaAGTTACCTTGTGTATCTCACCTAGAGAGCACCTAGTCTCCTTCCCCAATTCCTTTATTACAACTCTTCTTTTCCTATCTATATCAGAACCCTCATCCAATGAATCCCATTGATCATTATCTATAACATCCAACTCTTCATTAACCTCATCATTATCATTCTCtctatgctttgataatcttttttcAAGAAATTCTGCTTCAAGATCTATATTCATGTAAAAATCCCTCATATCTACTTCTATATCAGGGATTATGTTGTCTTCATCCACCCAAAAATCACTATCATCACTGTCCTCACTCTCATCACTTCTTTCATGATTGTCTTCATCAGTCTCTATGTTATCTTCACTTCCATCATCAACTGCAAAATCTCTCATCTCTACATTCTCATCATTCATTTCATTTCTATCATGATTCTATTCTTCAGTGACTTCCTTATTAACTGCATTTTCTTCACCTTCATTAACCTCATCATCTACATTTTGTTTATTAGACTGTAAAATTTGTTGGTACAACGCAATATCAAAGTCATTAGCTGCCTCATCAAATTCATTAAATCCCTGGTCAATATCATTACATGCCTCATGAAATTCATTAAAATCCTGGTTAATATCATTACATTCCTCATCAAATTCATTAAATCCGTGGTCAAATTCATTAGCTGCATCATCCTTATTCCCACCAATTCTATCAACACTAACATCATCCATCACCaatttcttaatacatgatgacAATGGTTTGTCCTTGATAAATTCCCTTTTCTTATTATATTCAGGGGATATCGACAAGGCTAAAGCAGCTTCATTTGCTATCACAGGTGGTATGCATGTTTGTGGCATGCCACTGGTTTGGTTATTAGTTTGGGGGGTTTGATGTTCATCAGTCTCCTGTAATTGCTCAATAATAACTTTTCTTACAGGTTTAGGAGCCATAAAGTAAGTAAGCAAGTTAGTAATACCATGTTCGGTGTAAACGCTTATCAGTTTATGCTCCTTCACATACTGGGAAAGATTGAGGACATCATCATCATTTCCTAGGGCCCGTAGCCCAAAATGCATGTCTCCCTTTGGCACTCGAAAATGATAGTAGATAACTGGAAGAACTGAGTATCCTAACCCTTTCATAATCGCATCCATCTCGTGAATAGAAAACTCTTCTATATCCACCATATCTACGTAC of the Lactuca sativa cultivar Salinas chromosome 6, Lsat_Salinas_v11, whole genome shotgun sequence genome contains:
- the LOC111880918 gene encoding uncharacterized protein LOC111880918, whose amino-acid sequence is MFDFDNIVVFLGRAVSDMLLNNLCEVFNSKLIEGKDKPLITCLEYIREYMMKRICNVIKVQKKCVGPLTPSATKIMEKNVNWASQYIVRWNGSDKYQVQGPWQDQHVVDMVERVCSCRKWELTGLPCKHVIAVLNDKADNREEVGELHTYAHRVHCLETWKAAYVYKVEPIKGRAMWPISEFLIKITPPLHKNQPGRPKKKRRRSAEEKS